One stretch of Clupea harengus chromosome 2, Ch_v2.0.2, whole genome shotgun sequence DNA includes these proteins:
- the si:ch1073-416j23.1 gene encoding rac GTPase-activating protein 1 isoform X2 — protein MTPSISGWDSSSFCCSMGESFVKDLLSMCLERISMEQDVSNSELAFLQVTRNFEATRMKWLHAELDLKKCRELLLKSDVVRAALEVQLKHARNQVDVEIKKRYKAEADHQYLERQIKLICDILVNDSKSSACLNDEQRSMLANFNHKGLDVPQQKGKRLSVIDESSFLSHSDISYDRTDDDLDLDTAVLRPLKSRAREKRRSSLGPNVRHQRRSRMSGRSGDLLGVGSTEKEVETTVVKASVSTPEGGSSIQLVIGITQEPLENPRRDHIYESSPSVMDQTSVWVSDESKMEAQTVTDMELTCTEPKLPEVVSPTEDRTLRHVFLSKTVIRPETCGPCGKRIRFGKMAVKCRDCRLISHPECKHMCNEPCSPSAHGNPQPTEGTLESFAPSTQPRIPQLITQCVNEIEKRGFQERGIYRVPGGERTVKELRERYLSGKGPLLLNKVYDVHVICGLLKDFLRKLKEPLITFQLHHKFMEASEIAEDDNSAAMTFQAIGELPAVNRDTLAFLMLHLQRVMKSPVCQMDLNNLARVFGPTIVGHSIPEPSPLTIMRDTTTQPKVMARLLSFRAEYWRSLLRKEKSVSTPTDTKINIDGKGTDRNHMFTPVRSPEKVTYDKVPSASSLKGRIKTFGNAFGSSKPKPDSRNSRFFISPK, from the exons ATGACTCCATCAATCAGTGGTTGGGATTCAAGTTCGTTTTGTTG CTCCATGGGGGAATCATTTGTTAAAGACCTTCTTTCCATGTGTCTTGAAAGAATATCAATGGAGCAGGACGTCTCTAACTCCGAACTTG CATTTCTTCAGGTCACAAGGAACTTTGAGGCCACTAGGATGAAGTGGCTTCATGCTGAACTGGACCTCAAGAAGTGCAGGGAGCTGCTGTTGAAGTCTGACGTGGTCCGGGCAGCATTAGAGGTCCAGCTAAAACATGCTCGCAATCAGGTTGATGTAGAGATCAAGAAACGCTACAAGGCAGAGGCTGACCATCAGTACCTG GAACGCCAGATCAAATTGATCTGTGACATACTCGTCAATGACAGTAAGTCAAGTGCGTGCCTCAATGATGAACAGAGATCTATGCTTGCCAACTTCAATCATAAAGGACTCGATGTCCCACAGCAGAAAGGCAAACG GTTGTCTGTCATTGATGAGTCATCGTTCCTCTCACATTCTGACATTAGTTATGATAGAACTGATGATGATCTG GACTTGGACACCGCAGTGCTGAGACCTCTCAAgtcgagagcaagagagaaaagg CGATCCTCCTTGGGGCCCAATGTCCGACATCAGAGACGAAGTAGAATGAGTGGCCGGTCAGGAGATCTCCTAGGAGTGGGGTCAACAGAAAAA GAAGTAGAGACCACTGTAGTGAAGGCATCAGTTAGCACTCCAGAAGGTGGGAGTTCAATTCAGCTGGTCATTGGCATAACTCAGGAACCTCTTGAGAACCCCCGTCGTGATCACATCTATGAGAGTTCACCATCTGTTATGG ATCAAACCTCTGTGTGGGTTTCTGATGAATCCAAAATGGAGGCCCAGACTGTGACAGACATGGAGTTGACGTGTACAGAACCCAAACTGCCAGAGGTCGTGTCGCCTACTGAGGACAGAACCTTGCGTCATGTTTTTCTGTCTAAAACG GTGATCAGACCTGAGACTTGTGGGCCGTGTGGGAAAAGAATACGTTTTGGCAAGATGGCGGTGAAGTGTCGGGACTGTCGGCTCATATCCCACCCCGAATGTAAACATATGTGTAATGAGCCTTGCTCTCCAAGTGCCCATGGCAATCCTCAACCCACTGAG gGCACTTTGGAAAGTTTTGCTCCTTCTACCCAGCCAAGAATCCCCCAACTCATTACTCAATGTGtgaatgaaattgaaaaaagaGGATTTCAGGAG agaGGGATTTATCGCGTACCTGGAGGGGAGCGCACGGTCAAGGAACTGAGGGAGAGGTACTTGAGTGGCAAGGGCCCACTCCTGCTCAACAAAGTATATGATGTCCATGTAATCTGTGGACTTCTCAAGGACTTCCTCAGGAAACTAAAAGAGCCTCTGATTACGTTTCAGCTGCACCACAAATTCATGGAGGCCAGTG AGATTGCAGAGGATGACAACAGTGCCGCAATGACGTTTCAGGCCATAGGAGAGCTTCCTGCCGTCAACAGGGATACGCTGGCTTTCCTCATGCTACATCTGCAGAG AGTCATGAAGAGCCCAGTGTGCCAGATGGATCTTAACAATCTGGCCAGAGTGTTTGGACCTACTATTGTTGGCCACAGCATACCGGAGCCATCACCACTGACCATCATGAGAGATACCACCACGCAGCCCAAG gtcatGGCGAGACTGCTGTCGTTCCGGGCTGAATACTGGAGAAGCCTCCTCAGGAAAGAAAAGAGTGTCTCAACTCCAActgatacaaaaataaacattgacGGAAAAGGCACCGATAGGA ATCACATGTTCACACCGGTCCGTTCCCCTGAGAAGGTGACTTATGACAAGGTTCCTAGTGCCAGTTCTCTAAAAGGAAGAATTAAGACCTTTGGCAATGCTTTTGGCAGCTC CAAACCTAAGCCTGACTCAAGAAACAGTCGTTTTTTTATCTCCCCCAAATGA
- the si:ch1073-416j23.1 gene encoding rac GTPase-activating protein 1 isoform X1, which produces MTPSISGWDSSSFCCSMGESFVKDLLSMCLERISMEQDVSNSELAFLQVTRNFEATRMKWLHAELDLKKCRELLLKSDVVRAALEVQLKHARNQVDVEIKKRYKAEADHQYLERQIKLICDILVNDSKSSACLNDEQRSMLANFNHKGLDVPQQKGKRLSVIDESSFLSHSDISYDRTDDDLDLDTAVLRPLKSRAREKRRSSLGPNVRHQRRSRMSGRSGDLLGVGSTEKEVETTVVKASVSTPEGGSSIQLVIGITQEPLENPRRDHIYESSPSVMDQTSVWVSDESKMEAQTVTDMELTCTEPKLPEVVSPTEDRTLRHVFLSKTVIRPETCGPCGKRIRFGKMAVKCRDCRLISHPECKHMCNEPCSPSAHGNPQPTEGTLESFAPSTQPRIPQLITQCVNEIEKRGFQERGIYRVPGGERTVKELRERYLSGKGPLLLNKVYDVHVICGLLKDFLRKLKEPLITFQLHHKFMEASEIAEDDNSAAMTFQAIGELPAVNRDTLAFLMLHLQRVMKSPVCQMDLNNLARVFGPTIVGHSIPEPSPLTIMRDTTTQPKVMARLLSFRAEYWRSLLRKEKSVSTPTDTKINIDGKGTDRNHMFTPVRSPEKVTYDKVPSASSLKGRIKTFGNAFGSSSKPKPDSRNSRFFISPK; this is translated from the exons ATGACTCCATCAATCAGTGGTTGGGATTCAAGTTCGTTTTGTTG CTCCATGGGGGAATCATTTGTTAAAGACCTTCTTTCCATGTGTCTTGAAAGAATATCAATGGAGCAGGACGTCTCTAACTCCGAACTTG CATTTCTTCAGGTCACAAGGAACTTTGAGGCCACTAGGATGAAGTGGCTTCATGCTGAACTGGACCTCAAGAAGTGCAGGGAGCTGCTGTTGAAGTCTGACGTGGTCCGGGCAGCATTAGAGGTCCAGCTAAAACATGCTCGCAATCAGGTTGATGTAGAGATCAAGAAACGCTACAAGGCAGAGGCTGACCATCAGTACCTG GAACGCCAGATCAAATTGATCTGTGACATACTCGTCAATGACAGTAAGTCAAGTGCGTGCCTCAATGATGAACAGAGATCTATGCTTGCCAACTTCAATCATAAAGGACTCGATGTCCCACAGCAGAAAGGCAAACG GTTGTCTGTCATTGATGAGTCATCGTTCCTCTCACATTCTGACATTAGTTATGATAGAACTGATGATGATCTG GACTTGGACACCGCAGTGCTGAGACCTCTCAAgtcgagagcaagagagaaaagg CGATCCTCCTTGGGGCCCAATGTCCGACATCAGAGACGAAGTAGAATGAGTGGCCGGTCAGGAGATCTCCTAGGAGTGGGGTCAACAGAAAAA GAAGTAGAGACCACTGTAGTGAAGGCATCAGTTAGCACTCCAGAAGGTGGGAGTTCAATTCAGCTGGTCATTGGCATAACTCAGGAACCTCTTGAGAACCCCCGTCGTGATCACATCTATGAGAGTTCACCATCTGTTATGG ATCAAACCTCTGTGTGGGTTTCTGATGAATCCAAAATGGAGGCCCAGACTGTGACAGACATGGAGTTGACGTGTACAGAACCCAAACTGCCAGAGGTCGTGTCGCCTACTGAGGACAGAACCTTGCGTCATGTTTTTCTGTCTAAAACG GTGATCAGACCTGAGACTTGTGGGCCGTGTGGGAAAAGAATACGTTTTGGCAAGATGGCGGTGAAGTGTCGGGACTGTCGGCTCATATCCCACCCCGAATGTAAACATATGTGTAATGAGCCTTGCTCTCCAAGTGCCCATGGCAATCCTCAACCCACTGAG gGCACTTTGGAAAGTTTTGCTCCTTCTACCCAGCCAAGAATCCCCCAACTCATTACTCAATGTGtgaatgaaattgaaaaaagaGGATTTCAGGAG agaGGGATTTATCGCGTACCTGGAGGGGAGCGCACGGTCAAGGAACTGAGGGAGAGGTACTTGAGTGGCAAGGGCCCACTCCTGCTCAACAAAGTATATGATGTCCATGTAATCTGTGGACTTCTCAAGGACTTCCTCAGGAAACTAAAAGAGCCTCTGATTACGTTTCAGCTGCACCACAAATTCATGGAGGCCAGTG AGATTGCAGAGGATGACAACAGTGCCGCAATGACGTTTCAGGCCATAGGAGAGCTTCCTGCCGTCAACAGGGATACGCTGGCTTTCCTCATGCTACATCTGCAGAG AGTCATGAAGAGCCCAGTGTGCCAGATGGATCTTAACAATCTGGCCAGAGTGTTTGGACCTACTATTGTTGGCCACAGCATACCGGAGCCATCACCACTGACCATCATGAGAGATACCACCACGCAGCCCAAG gtcatGGCGAGACTGCTGTCGTTCCGGGCTGAATACTGGAGAAGCCTCCTCAGGAAAGAAAAGAGTGTCTCAACTCCAActgatacaaaaataaacattgacGGAAAAGGCACCGATAGGA ATCACATGTTCACACCGGTCCGTTCCCCTGAGAAGGTGACTTATGACAAGGTTCCTAGTGCCAGTTCTCTAAAAGGAAGAATTAAGACCTTTGGCAATGCTTTTGGCAGCTC AAGCAAACCTAAGCCTGACTCAAGAAACAGTCGTTTTTTTATCTCCCCCAAATGA